From the genome of Acidimicrobiia bacterium, one region includes:
- a CDS encoding CapA family protein encodes MGAPSRSLVVVVAAAVAVALLGPPALGDTGRQRLVIHGTGDVDVSPTLTNRFRVEGYEVAWQRLDGLFLRDHLTIINLECVPSTLGFPIPKETNLRCDLDALPAMRTAGVDVVSQANNHAGDYGPSALVDGIANLRAAGLVTVGSGANLVEAMAPGIVDVGGWRIAIVGLTTVSGYAVGEPGGAWFASSDQPGVAYASMENIATAVGAAREAADIVIVTVHWGNEGVGYPDHGDRLRAGAMIAAGADVILGHHSHRLQPLEVIGGVPVFWSLGNFVWPDMGPASSTTGIAEIIVEPDGTIHARIIPAYIESHGQPVLRGHPDWTLRADRALIR; translated from the coding sequence ATGGGAGCACCCTCCCGTTCGCTCGTCGTGGTAGTCGCCGCAGCCGTCGCCGTCGCTCTGTTGGGTCCGCCGGCACTCGGCGACACGGGCCGCCAGCGACTCGTCATCCATGGGACCGGCGACGTCGACGTCAGCCCGACGCTGACCAATCGCTTCCGCGTCGAGGGCTACGAGGTGGCCTGGCAGCGCCTCGACGGACTCTTCCTTCGGGACCACTTGACCATCATCAACCTGGAGTGTGTCCCGTCGACGCTCGGCTTCCCGATCCCGAAGGAGACGAACCTGCGCTGCGACCTCGACGCTCTCCCGGCGATGCGCACCGCCGGCGTCGACGTGGTCAGTCAGGCGAACAACCATGCGGGCGACTACGGACCTAGCGCCCTGGTCGACGGGATCGCCAACCTGAGGGCAGCAGGCCTGGTCACGGTCGGGTCAGGGGCGAATCTCGTCGAGGCGATGGCTCCAGGCATCGTCGACGTGGGCGGATGGCGGATCGCCATCGTCGGCCTCACGACGGTGTCGGGATACGCGGTCGGCGAGCCGGGCGGAGCGTGGTTCGCCTCATCCGATCAGCCGGGCGTCGCCTACGCCTCCATGGAGAACATCGCCACGGCCGTCGGCGCCGCAAGGGAAGCGGCCGACATCGTCATCGTGACCGTCCACTGGGGGAACGAGGGCGTGGGGTATCCCGATCACGGCGATCGGTTGCGAGCCGGGGCCATGATCGCCGCCGGTGCCGATGTGATCCTCGGCCACCACTCACACCGTCTCCAGCCCTTGGAGGTCATCGGCGGCGTCCCGGTGTTCTGGAGCCTCGGGAACTTCGTGTGGCCCGACATGGGCCCGGCGAGCTCCACCACCGGAATCGCCGAGATCATCGTCGAACCAGACGGGACCATCCACGCGCGAATCATCCCCGCCTACATCGAGTCCCACGGCCAGCCGGTCCTCCGCGGCCACCCCGACTGGACCCTGCGAGCCGATCGCGCCCTCATCCGGTAG
- a CDS encoding peptidoglycan-binding protein: MTTMTSQITGRRIASAVVAIALLASTAPAALANHQGPRDGSRHKYGDMIAWDMTFPVAGEYHYSDSFWANRGGGLHHAQDVMAAKMVPVVAANAGTIIRINGSSVSGSTGPSNRCCTLAIRHDDGWETVYIHLNNDTPGTNDNQGWGIAPGLAVGQRVSAGQHIAWVGDSGNAENGSPHLHFELWTDEKVAVNPFNAMRTAEGRAPAAVACTVASAGDLSSLFNASSSLREGARGDAVLALQRFLKAIGAPVGSVDGVYGPNTASAVRHFQTVRGLTVDGIVGSQSRSEISALNSILPATSALATTSRTLRPGDRGADVKNLQQLLHVAGNSPGTADGVYGPKTEAAVSAFQRERNITADGKVGPQTRSALSAFLGLDGITPCT, translated from the coding sequence ATGACGACCATGACCTCGCAGATCACCGGACGCCGCATCGCCAGCGCGGTGGTGGCGATCGCCCTCCTCGCGAGCACCGCGCCCGCCGCCCTCGCCAACCATCAGGGTCCTCGGGACGGCTCCCGCCACAAGTACGGCGACATGATCGCTTGGGATATGACCTTCCCCGTCGCCGGCGAGTACCACTACAGCGACTCCTTCTGGGCGAACCGCGGCGGCGGCCTCCACCACGCCCAGGACGTGATGGCCGCCAAGATGGTCCCGGTCGTCGCTGCCAACGCCGGCACCATCATCCGCATCAACGGCAGCAGCGTCTCCGGATCGACCGGCCCCTCCAACCGCTGCTGCACCCTGGCCATCCGCCACGACGACGGATGGGAGACCGTTTACATCCACCTCAACAACGACACCCCCGGCACCAACGACAACCAGGGCTGGGGCATTGCTCCGGGCCTCGCCGTCGGGCAGCGGGTCAGTGCCGGCCAGCACATCGCCTGGGTCGGCGACAGTGGTAACGCCGAGAACGGTTCGCCCCACCTGCACTTCGAGCTGTGGACCGACGAGAAGGTCGCCGTCAACCCGTTCAACGCGATGCGCACCGCCGAAGGTCGCGCCCCCGCCGCCGTCGCATGCACCGTCGCCAGCGCCGGGGATCTGAGCAGCCTGTTCAACGCGTCGAGCTCGCTCCGTGAGGGTGCCCGAGGCGACGCGGTGCTAGCACTCCAACGGTTCCTCAAGGCGATCGGTGCGCCCGTCGGCAGCGTCGACGGGGTCTACGGTCCGAACACTGCCAGCGCGGTGCGCCACTTCCAGACGGTGCGTGGCCTGACCGTGGACGGCATCGTCGGATCGCAGTCGAGGTCTGAGATCTCGGCGCTGAACTCGATCCTGCCCGCCACCTCGGCCCTGGCTACCACCTCGAGGACGCTCCGACCGGGCGATCGTGGTGCCGACGTCAAGAACCTCCAGCAGCTGCTCCACGTGGCCGGGAACAGCCCGGGCACTGCCGACGGCGTCTACGGACCGAAGACCGAAGCCGCGGTGAGCGCCTTCCAGCGGGAGCGCAACATAACCGCCGACGGCAAGGTGGGTCCGCAGACCCGAAGCGCCCTGTCGGCGTTCCTCGGCCTCGACGGCATCACCCCCTGCACCTAA